A region of Antedon mediterranea chromosome 8, ecAntMedi1.1, whole genome shotgun sequence DNA encodes the following proteins:
- the LOC140057482 gene encoding core-binding factor subunit beta-like, giving the protein MNSIANMPRVVPDQRAKFENDELFRKLCRESEIRYTGFRDRSIEERQVRFQSGCREGHSEFAIISTGTNLHLQFVPNSWADDKIDRPPPREYVDFERERGKVHLKAHFILNGVSVLWTGWIDMVRLDGLGCIEFDHDRAATENKILLDTIEQKNRRLREFEERQRLSGLHTRQERRVENEAQVRVR; this is encoded by the exons ATGAATAGTATAGCTAACATGCCGAGAGTGGTTCCAGACCAGAGAGCgaaatttgaaaatgatgaACTATTTCGAAAACTTTGTCGAGAGTCAGAG ATTAGGTATACTGGGTTTCGCGACCGATCCATAGAAGAAAGACAAGTAAGGTTTCAATCGGGTTGTAGAGAAGGTCATTCGGAATTT GCAATTATATCCACTGGAACAAATCTTCACCTTCAATTCGTCCCAAATTCATGGGCAGATGATAAAATAGATAGACCTCCACCAAGGGAATATGTTGATTTTGAACGGGAACGAGGCAAG GTACACTTAAAAgcacattttatattaaatggtGTTAGCGTATTATGGACTGGTTGGATAGATATGGTTCGATTAGATGGTTTAGGCTGTATTGAATTTGATCACGACAGAGCAGCG accgaaaataaaatacttttagaTACAATTGAACAAAAGAATAGGCGACTTCGTGAATTTGAAGAACGACAACGACTATCTGGGTTGCATACGAGGCAAGAAAGACGTGTAGAAAATGAGGCCCAGGTGAGAGTTCGATAG